The Fictibacillus arsenicus genome contains a region encoding:
- a CDS encoding ABC transporter ATP-binding protein, with protein sequence MDNIKWLLHYIKKIKWFFLLSLLLLCLESMSIIATTALQKYIIDDVFINGQYDKLVPILLMFAGAFIAYALLFTIAPHTFHRIQARIIDVLTRDFMNYMQRIPVKTFHNERVTKYVHYLSNDVSQVAGMIGGYIPRLIQLFVTITVLSVIIFLSSPVLLVSILLFSALYIMMGRHFSPLIRKAGKEAQDRKTDLLIHIEEGISSTREVLAYNRTEWETSIYNRHFKRYFDAVMKQAKINNRQILASEPLKWGASLIVLGYGGYSVIQGNLTIGMFIIVYQFTGQLMDSLHRLFAFSMDLSNIYANVDRLRSVIESPAEKDGSLPFNEKIESITFSGVSFSYSEDSDNNVLHDLTFTIPSGKKIAFVGTSGGGKSTIAQLLMRFFKPSEGKILVNSYALHELVYSDWTKRIGFVTQEPYIFPDTLRNNLLLGREISHEKMIKACEMAQIHEYIEGLSEGYDTEIGERGITLSGGQRQRLALARAIISNPEVLILDEATSALDLETERLVQYNFDLVREGKTTIVIAHRLSTVKNADIIFVMDNGSIVEQGTHEELMQGNTVYKSLVYAEKTLEVGA encoded by the coding sequence ATGGATAATATAAAATGGCTTCTTCATTATATTAAAAAGATTAAGTGGTTCTTTCTGCTTTCTCTATTGTTGTTATGTTTAGAATCGATGTCGATCATCGCGACTACAGCACTGCAAAAATACATCATCGATGACGTTTTTATAAACGGGCAATACGATAAACTCGTTCCGATCTTGCTCATGTTCGCTGGTGCTTTCATAGCGTATGCTCTTCTTTTTACGATCGCACCGCACACCTTTCACCGCATTCAGGCGAGAATCATCGATGTTCTGACAAGAGATTTTATGAACTATATGCAGCGCATTCCCGTTAAGACTTTTCATAATGAACGTGTGACGAAGTATGTCCATTATTTATCAAATGATGTTTCACAAGTAGCCGGCATGATAGGAGGATATATCCCAAGGCTTATCCAGTTGTTCGTTACGATTACAGTGCTTTCGGTCATTATCTTCCTGTCTTCCCCTGTTCTGTTAGTTTCGATTTTACTGTTTAGTGCATTATATATCATGATGGGCAGACATTTTTCACCGTTGATTCGTAAAGCCGGAAAAGAAGCTCAGGACCGGAAAACGGATCTGCTTATACATATAGAAGAAGGTATCTCCTCTACACGTGAGGTACTGGCGTACAACCGGACTGAGTGGGAAACTTCAATCTATAACCGCCACTTCAAACGATATTTTGATGCAGTCATGAAGCAGGCCAAAATCAACAACAGACAGATCCTGGCGAGTGAACCTTTAAAATGGGGAGCTTCACTAATCGTGTTAGGATACGGCGGGTATAGTGTTATCCAAGGAAATCTAACGATCGGTATGTTTATCATCGTTTATCAATTCACAGGGCAGCTGATGGATTCTCTTCATCGCTTATTTGCATTTTCGATGGATTTGTCTAACATTTATGCCAACGTTGACAGGCTTCGTTCCGTGATTGAGTCGCCGGCCGAAAAAGATGGTTCTCTACCTTTTAATGAAAAAATTGAATCAATTACTTTTAGTGGTGTTTCTTTTTCTTACAGCGAGGATTCTGATAACAACGTGCTTCACGATCTAACGTTTACGATTCCATCTGGAAAGAAGATTGCCTTTGTTGGAACAAGCGGCGGCGGAAAATCCACAATCGCTCAGCTTCTTATGCGCTTTTTTAAACCATCAGAAGGAAAGATTTTAGTAAACAGCTATGCCCTTCATGAACTCGTATACTCAGATTGGACGAAGCGAATTGGTTTCGTTACACAAGAACCATACATTTTTCCAGACACACTAAGGAATAACCTATTATTAGGAAGAGAGATTTCTCATGAGAAAATGATTAAAGCTTGTGAAATGGCTCAAATTCATGAATACATTGAGGGTCTTTCGGAAGGTTATGATACTGAAATTGGAGAAAGAGGCATCACCCTCTCCGGTGGACAGCGGCAGCGCCTGGCTCTTGCACGAGCAATCATCTCAAATCCAGAAGTGTTAATTTTAGATGAAGCAACGTCTGCACTGGATCTTGAAACTGAGCGACTGGTTCAATACAACTTTGACCTTGTAAGAGAAGGGAAAACGACTATCGTCATCGCGCATAGACTATCTACCGTGAAAAACGCGGATATCATCTTTGTAATGGATAACGGCTCAATAGTTGAGCAAGGAACTCACGAAGAGTTAATGCAAGGAAATACCGTTTACAAAAGTTTGGTTTATGCGGAAAAAACATTAGAAGTTGGTGCATAA
- a CDS encoding ABC transporter ATP-binding protein has translation METLKASHLFKVYLWTLSFLKPYKWLFSLVILSSIFITGIELLIPKFIQYFIDVIVPEKNTKLFFSLLGATTGLLAIMIYLSTVRNNLQRIVQEKASRDIHFNIFSHLRKLGFSYFEKTPIGDTLSLMNTEVTAVQNLYRQFIPFMIQEAIFSIIAIFILFTMNVKLALIIIPAFLLYYLIGPRFERKASLLSKELSTNRIALNKKIYETISSLLEVRAYSSEKWEYGRLNDKVITYNKSMIKAYLYAYIRGTVRRLSYYAGAIAILIYGSILVRSNSLTVGEFSAFLLYYFTAMHRLTAVITSMTEQRVLMYQVDKIYQMVNIKPDVNDPERPSLLSEVKGHVEFEDVHFRYPASDDILKGFNLNVKPGERIAFVGTSGNGKSTLLKLLGRFYDPSKGDILLDGVSLKDLKLSQIRDSIGYVFQETYLFGSSIRENIRFGNPDATDEQIEAAAKAAYAHDFILELENGYDTLIGERGIKLSGGQKQRISLARMFLKDPKIILLDEATSALDNVSEVEVQRALDTLLKGKTTFTVAHRLSTVQDYDQIVVIEQGKAAEKGTYEELMARKGIFYHLSEGHHGTQLPIAEKEIV, from the coding sequence TTGAAGCCTTATAAATGGCTTTTTTCTCTCGTTATTCTTAGCAGTATTTTTATCACGGGAATTGAACTCTTAATCCCGAAATTCATTCAATATTTTATTGATGTGATCGTGCCAGAAAAGAACACTAAACTATTCTTCTCACTTTTAGGCGCAACAACTGGATTGCTCGCGATCATGATCTACCTCAGCACAGTAAGAAATAACCTTCAGCGCATTGTACAAGAAAAAGCTTCAAGAGACATACACTTCAATATTTTTTCGCATCTTAGAAAATTAGGGTTTTCCTATTTTGAAAAGACCCCTATCGGAGATACCCTTTCCTTAATGAATACAGAAGTAACTGCTGTTCAAAATCTATACCGCCAATTCATTCCTTTTATGATTCAAGAAGCTATCTTCTCAATTATCGCGATCTTTATTCTTTTTACGATGAATGTAAAACTTGCACTAATCATCATTCCTGCATTTCTTCTGTATTATTTAATCGGTCCGCGCTTTGAACGAAAAGCATCCCTTCTTAGTAAAGAATTAAGTACGAACCGGATTGCACTAAACAAGAAAATCTATGAAACAATCAGCTCATTGCTCGAAGTGCGTGCCTATTCTTCTGAAAAATGGGAGTACGGCCGGCTGAACGATAAAGTAATTACCTATAACAAGAGCATGATTAAAGCCTATCTTTATGCTTATATCCGTGGAACCGTCCGTCGCCTATCCTATTATGCAGGGGCTATCGCGATCTTAATCTATGGGTCTATCCTTGTGCGTTCTAACAGTCTTACTGTCGGTGAGTTTTCTGCATTTTTATTATACTATTTTACCGCTATGCACCGCTTAACCGCTGTTATCACCTCAATGACTGAACAAAGGGTACTCATGTATCAAGTGGATAAAATCTATCAAATGGTCAATATTAAACCTGACGTGAACGATCCTGAGCGGCCATCATTATTATCAGAAGTAAAAGGACACGTAGAGTTCGAGGACGTTCATTTTCGCTATCCTGCTTCAGACGACATTTTAAAAGGATTCAATTTAAATGTTAAACCTGGTGAAAGGATTGCTTTTGTCGGTACGAGCGGAAACGGAAAATCAACCCTTCTAAAACTATTAGGCAGATTTTATGACCCTAGCAAAGGTGATATTTTACTAGACGGTGTTTCTTTAAAAGATTTGAAGCTTTCTCAAATCCGTGATTCTATCGGCTATGTCTTTCAGGAGACTTATCTCTTCGGTTCGAGTATCCGTGAAAACATTCGTTTCGGTAACCCTGATGCAACGGATGAACAAATTGAAGCCGCCGCCAAAGCGGCATATGCACATGATTTTATCCTGGAACTTGAGAATGGTTACGACACCTTAATTGGTGAGCGGGGCATCAAACTTTCTGGCGGACAAAAGCAGCGAATCTCGCTTGCGAGAATGTTTTTGAAGGACCCAAAAATCATCCTGTTAGATGAAGCTACGTCTGCTTTAGATAACGTGAGCGAAGTTGAAGTTCAGCGTGCATTGGATACCCTTTTAAAAGGAAAAACAACCTTCACGGTAGCTCACCGCCTTTCAACGGTACAAGATTATGATCAGATTGTTGTCATTGAGCAAGGTAAGGCTGCTGAAAAAGGAACTTATGAAGAATTGATGGCTCGAAAAGGCATCTTTTATCATTTATCTGAAGGACATCATGGGACACAGCTCCCTATTGCTGAAAAAGAAATCGTTTAA